The following coding sequences lie in one Flavobacterium sediminis genomic window:
- a CDS encoding DUF3341 domain-containing protein, with the protein MSNKVIHAIYNDDDVLMDAVKQTRAAHHHIEEVYTPFPVHGLDKAMGLAPTRIAIASFIYGLIGLSFAATLMNYIMIVDWPQDIGGKPSFSFIDNMPAFVPIMFELTVFFAAHLMVITFYMRSKLWPFKKAENPDVRTTDDHFLMEVGVHGDEEELVSFFKSTGAVEVKVIEKH; encoded by the coding sequence ATGAGTAATAAAGTTATACACGCTATATATAATGATGATGATGTGTTAATGGATGCTGTTAAACAAACAAGAGCAGCTCATCATCATATTGAAGAGGTTTATACACCTTTTCCGGTTCACGGTTTAGATAAAGCTATGGGCTTAGCGCCAACAAGAATTGCAATTGCTTCGTTCATTTATGGTTTAATAGGATTGTCTTTTGCAGCTACATTGATGAATTATATAATGATCGTTGATTGGCCTCAGGATATTGGTGGTAAACCAAGTTTTAGTTTTATTGATAACATGCCGGCATTCGTGCCTATTATGTTTGAGTTGACTGTTTTCTTTGCAGCTCACTTAATGGTAATTACATTCTACATGAGAAGTAAATTATGGCCATTTAAAAAAGCTGAAAACCCGGATGTAAGAACTACTGATGATCATTTCTTAATGGAAGTTGGTGTTCATGGTGATGAAGAAGAATTAGTTTCTTTCTTTAAGTCTACAGGAGCAGTTGAAGTAAAAGTAATTGAAAAGCATTAA
- the nrfD gene encoding NrfD/PsrC family molybdoenzyme membrane anchor subunit, whose translation MSSHYEAPIRKPLVVGNKSYHDVTVDVAKPVEGRANKQWWIVFSIAFAAFLYGLGCMIYTVSTGIGTWGLNKTIGWAWDITNFVWWVGIGHAGTLISAVLLLFRQKWRMAINRSAEAMTIFSVMQAGLFPIIHMGRPWLGYWVLPIPNQFGSLWVNFNSPLLWDVFAISTYLSVSLVFWWTGLLPDFAMLRDRAVTPFTKRVYSTLSFGWSGRAKDWQRFEEVSLVLAGLATPLVLSVHTIVSFDFATSVIPGWHTTILPPYFVAGAIFSGFAMVQTLLIIMRKVSQLEDYITLQHIELMNLIIMITGSIVGTAYITELFIAWYSGVEYEQYAFLNRATGPYWWAYLCMMSFNVVSPQVMWFKKIRTSIAASFVISIIVNIGMWFERFVIIVSSLHRDYLPSSWTMFQPTFVDAGIYIGTIGFFFVLFLLYSRSFPVIAQAEVKTILKSSGDNYKRERELNDHNHSDNH comes from the coding sequence ATGTCGTCTCATTACGAAGCACCCATTAGAAAACCTTTAGTGGTAGGAAACAAATCTTATCACGATGTTACGGTAGATGTTGCAAAACCGGTAGAAGGTCGTGCAAATAAGCAATGGTGGATTGTATTCTCGATAGCATTTGCTGCTTTCTTATACGGTTTAGGCTGTATGATTTATACAGTATCTACTGGTATTGGTACTTGGGGTTTAAATAAAACAATTGGCTGGGCCTGGGATATCACTAACTTCGTTTGGTGGGTAGGTATTGGTCACGCCGGAACACTTATCTCTGCTGTATTATTATTATTCCGTCAAAAATGGAGAATGGCTATTAACCGTTCTGCAGAAGCAATGACGATTTTCTCGGTAATGCAGGCAGGTTTATTCCCGATCATTCACATGGGGCGTCCATGGTTAGGATATTGGGTGTTACCTATTCCGAATCAATTCGGTTCTTTATGGGTGAATTTTAACTCTCCGTTATTGTGGGACGTATTTGCAATCTCAACGTATTTATCGGTATCATTAGTTTTCTGGTGGACTGGTTTATTACCTGACTTTGCTATGCTTCGCGATAGAGCGGTTACTCCTTTTACAAAAAGAGTTTATTCTACATTATCATTCGGTTGGAGTGGTAGAGCAAAAGACTGGCAACGTTTTGAAGAGGTTTCTCTTGTGTTAGCCGGTTTAGCAACGCCTCTTGTACTTTCAGTACACACGATCGTATCATTTGACTTCGCAACATCGGTTATTCCGGGATGGCATACTACAATCTTGCCGCCTTACTTCGTTGCAGGGGCTATTTTCTCAGGATTTGCCATGGTACAGACCTTGTTAATCATCATGAGAAAAGTATCACAACTTGAAGATTATATTACCTTACAACACATTGAATTGATGAATCTTATTATTATGATTACAGGTTCAATCGTAGGTACAGCTTATATTACTGAGTTATTCATTGCTTGGTATTCAGGAGTTGAGTATGAACAATATGCGTTTTTAAACAGAGCAACAGGACCTTACTGGTGGGCATACTTATGTATGATGAGCTTTAATGTTGTTTCGCCTCAGGTAATGTGGTTTAAAAAGATCAGAACAAGCATTGCAGCTTCATTTGTTATATCGATCATTGTAAATATCGGTATGTGGTTTGAGCGTTTTGTAATCATTGTTTCGTCATTACATAGAGATTATTTACCTTCTTCATGGACAATGTTCCAACCAACTTTTGTGGATGCAGGTATTTATATAGGAACTATTGGATTCTTCTTTGTATTGTTTTTATTGTACTCAAGAAGTTTCCCTGTAATTGCACAGGCTGAAGTTAAGACTATTTTGAAGTCTTCAGGTGATAATTACAAAAGAGAGAGAGAATTAAACGATCACAATCATTCTGATAATCATTAA
- a CDS encoding cytochrome c oxidase subunit II, with translation MTGLLVFIILVLVGVAIWQLTKIFDLTQVGTASTEVADDRDNSVNGYLMFAFVGFIYIFTIYSIYAWGHLVLGTPASEHGPDYDNLMAISLVIIFIVQTITQFLLHYFAFKYRGKQGQKALYFADNSKLEAVWTIIPVITLAGLILYGLYTWNNIMFYDNEEDVMYVEVYAKQFGWEVRYSGTDNTLGKANVRFIEGINTLGVDLADPAAQDDKVTNELHLPKGKKVVFKFRSQDVLHSAYMPHFRAQMNCVPGMITQFTYVPTVTTADMREDDNIKENVARINEIRAKKSKELEAKGESALEPYTFDYLLLCNKICGASHYNMQMKIVVETPEEFKAWLAEKPTLASQWKEANAPAETAPVVPEVMETVVDTTKVLAQNLN, from the coding sequence ATGACAGGTTTATTGGTATTTATTATTTTAGTTTTAGTCGGAGTTGCCATTTGGCAGTTAACTAAAATATTTGATTTAACTCAAGTTGGCACAGCTAGTACAGAAGTTGCTGATGATAGAGATAATAGTGTTAACGGATATTTAATGTTTGCATTCGTTGGGTTTATATATATATTTACTATATACTCAATTTATGCTTGGGGACATCTGGTTTTAGGTACACCGGCTTCAGAACATGGCCCTGATTATGATAACTTAATGGCTATTTCATTGGTTATTATATTTATTGTACAAACAATTACACAGTTCTTGTTGCATTATTTTGCTTTTAAATATAGAGGAAAACAAGGTCAGAAAGCTTTATATTTTGCTGATAATAGTAAATTAGAAGCAGTTTGGACAATTATTCCCGTAATTACTTTGGCAGGTTTGATCTTATACGGATTGTATACTTGGAATAACATTATGTTCTATGATAATGAAGAGGATGTAATGTATGTAGAAGTATATGCTAAACAATTCGGATGGGAAGTTAGATATTCCGGTACTGATAATACTTTAGGTAAAGCGAATGTTCGTTTTATTGAAGGTATCAATACTTTGGGAGTTGATTTGGCTGATCCTGCTGCACAAGACGATAAAGTAACAAACGAATTACACTTACCAAAAGGTAAAAAAGTAGTTTTTAAGTTCCGTTCACAAGATGTTCTTCACTCGGCTTATATGCCTCACTTTAGAGCTCAAATGAACTGTGTTCCGGGTATGATTACACAATTTACGTATGTTCCTACTGTAACAACAGCAGATATGCGTGAAGATGATAATATAAAAGAAAACGTAGCTAGAATTAATGAAATTAGAGCTAAAAAGAGTAAAGAACTTGAAGCAAAAGGAGAATCTGCTTTAGAGCCTTATACATTTGATTATTTATTACTGTGTAATAAGATTTGTGGGGCTTCTCACTACAATATGCAAATGAAGATTGTAGTTGAAACTCCGGAAGAATTCAAAGCTTGGTTAGCAGAAAAGCCTACATTGGCTTCACAATGGAAAGAGGCTAATGCTCCTGCTGAAACGGCTCCTGTAGTTCCGGAAGTTATGGAAACAGTAGTGGATACAACTAAAGTTTTAGCTCAAAATTTAAATTAA
- a CDS encoding c-type cytochrome, with amino-acid sequence MKSLYKIVAVVGLSIVATSCFNKNKPNYQFFPNMYEAVPYETYSEHEVFKGGKEGLLPVEGTIKRGFVPYEIPNTPEGYTLAKETLKSPLDSLALDTEKGKALFNIYCAICHGEKGDGKGTLVKREKFLGVPNYKDREITEGSIYHVITYGLNAMGSHANQLSQEERWQVADYVLKLKSEL; translated from the coding sequence ATGAAAAGCTTATATAAAATTGTAGCTGTAGTTGGTCTATCAATTGTTGCAACTTCTTGTTTCAACAAGAACAAGCCTAACTATCAATTTTTCCCGAACATGTATGAAGCGGTTCCTTACGAGACCTATTCAGAACATGAAGTTTTTAAAGGAGGTAAAGAAGGTCTGTTGCCGGTAGAAGGAACTATCAAGAGGGGTTTTGTACCTTATGAAATTCCGAATACTCCGGAAGGATACACTTTGGCAAAGGAAACTTTGAAATCCCCATTAGATTCTTTAGCGTTAGATACTGAAAAAGGTAAGGCGTTATTTAATATCTATTGTGCTATTTGCCACGGCGAAAAAGGCGATGGTAAAGGAACTTTAGTGAAAAGAGAAAAATTCTTAGGGGTACCTAACTATAAAGATAGAGAAATTACAGAAGGTAGTATTTATCACGTAATAACTTATGGATTAAATGCCATGGGATCTCATGCTAATCAATTGTCTCAAGAAGAAAGATGGCAAGTAGCAGATTACGTTTTAAAACTAAAATCAGAATTATAA
- the ruvB gene encoding Holliday junction branch migration DNA helicase RuvB, producing the protein MNENLDPNKERFTPQEIDIERALRPLSFDDFAGQDQVLENLKVFVQAANLRDDALDHTLFHGPPGLGKTTLANILANELGVGIKITSGPVLDKPGDLAGLLTNLEERDILFIDEIHRLSPVVEEYLYSAMEDYKIDIMIETGPNARTVQINLNPFTLVGATTRSGLLTAPMRARFGIQSRLQYYNTELLTTIVQRSASILKMPISMEAAIEIAGRSRGTPRIANALLRRVRDFAQIKGNGKIDIEIAKFALRALNVDAHGLDEMDNKILTTVIDKFKGGPVGLTTLATAVSESGETIEEVYEPFLIQEGFIIRTPRGREVTEKAYKHLGRIKGFNQGELF; encoded by the coding sequence ATGAACGAAAATTTGGATCCGAATAAAGAACGTTTTACGCCTCAGGAAATAGATATAGAAAGAGCTTTACGGCCACTTTCTTTTGATGATTTTGCCGGGCAGGATCAGGTTTTGGAAAACTTGAAGGTCTTTGTTCAGGCTGCCAATCTGAGAGATGATGCTCTGGATCATACATTGTTTCATGGACCACCGGGTTTGGGGAAAACAACATTGGCTAACATCTTGGCAAATGAACTAGGAGTAGGAATTAAGATTACTTCAGGTCCGGTTTTAGATAAGCCAGGAGATTTGGCCGGATTGTTGACTAATTTGGAGGAACGGGATATTCTGTTTATCGATGAGATCCATCGTTTAAGTCCGGTTGTGGAGGAATACCTTTACTCTGCTATGGAGGATTATAAAATTGATATAATGATAGAAACAGGGCCTAATGCACGTACGGTTCAGATCAATTTAAATCCTTTTACTCTGGTTGGAGCTACAACGCGTTCTGGATTGTTGACTGCACCGATGAGAGCTCGTTTCGGGATTCAAAGTCGTTTACAATATTATAATACTGAATTACTGACAACAATTGTGCAACGTAGTGCCTCTATTTTGAAAATGCCTATATCAATGGAAGCAGCAATCGAAATCGCAGGAAGAAGTCGGGGGACGCCTCGTATTGCTAATGCTTTATTGAGAAGAGTTCGCGATTTTGCACAAATAAAAGGGAATGGAAAAATAGACATTGAGATCGCTAAATTTGCTTTGAGAGCTCTAAATGTTGATGCACACGGATTGGATGAAATGGATAATAAGATATTGACAACCGTTATAGATAAATTCAAAGGAGGTCCTGTCGGCTTAACAACTTTGGCTACAGCAGTTTCAGAAAGCGGTGAAACGATTGAAGAAGTATATGAGCCGTTTCTGATTCAAGAAGGGTTTATTATCAGAACTCCTAGAGGTCGAGAAGTCACAGAGAAAGCTTACAAGCATTTAGGAAGGATAAAAGGGTTTAATCAAGGAGAATTGTTTTAA
- the queG gene encoding tRNA epoxyqueuosine(34) reductase QueG, whose product MINNKEKYSQLIKAESKRLGFLSCGIAKADFLEEEAPRLEKWLKEQRNGEMGYMENHFDKRLDPRLLVEGSKSVISLVLNYYPEEKQRNDSYKISKYAYGEDYHFVIKDKLRQLLDFVQSEVGEVNGRYFVDSAPVLDKAWAAKAGLGWIGKNANLITKGIGSFYFVAELIIDLELDYDSPTTDHCGTCTACIDACPTEAIIAPYVVDGSKCISYFTIELKGALPEDVKGTFDDWFFGCDTCQDVCPWNRFAKPHNETAFEPNFNLLHFTKNDWENLSKEAFNQIFKNSAVKRTKFEGFKRNVDFLKG is encoded by the coding sequence TTGATTAACAACAAAGAAAAATATTCACAATTAATCAAAGCCGAATCGAAAAGACTCGGCTTTTTGTCTTGTGGTATAGCTAAAGCAGATTTTTTGGAAGAGGAAGCGCCCCGATTAGAAAAATGGCTGAAAGAACAACGAAACGGAGAGATGGGCTACATGGAGAATCATTTTGATAAACGTTTAGACCCGCGTTTATTAGTTGAAGGTTCAAAAAGCGTCATTTCATTAGTATTGAATTATTATCCGGAAGAAAAACAACGTAACGACTCCTATAAAATCTCCAAATATGCTTACGGAGAAGATTATCACTTTGTTATAAAAGACAAATTAAGACAATTGTTAGATTTTGTCCAATCTGAGGTCGGAGAGGTCAATGGGCGTTATTTTGTGGATTCAGCACCGGTTTTAGATAAAGCTTGGGCGGCTAAGGCAGGCTTAGGTTGGATTGGAAAGAATGCTAATCTTATAACAAAAGGGATTGGCTCTTTTTATTTTGTTGCTGAACTGATTATTGATCTGGAATTGGACTATGATTCACCTACAACTGATCATTGCGGAACTTGTACGGCGTGTATTGACGCTTGCCCTACTGAAGCGATTATAGCACCCTATGTAGTTGACGGAAGTAAGTGTATCTCTTATTTTACCATTGAATTAAAAGGAGCACTGCCGGAAGATGTTAAAGGAACATTTGACGATTGGTTCTTCGGTTGTGACACCTGTCAGGATGTTTGCCCTTGGAATCGATTCGCAAAGCCACACAATGAGACTGCCTTTGAGCCTAATTTTAACTTGTTACATTTTACAAAGAATGATTGGGAAAACCTATCGAAAGAAGCATTCAATCAAATATTTAAAAACTCAGCAGTTAAGAGAACAAAATTTGAGGGTTTTAAAAGAAATGTTGATTTTTTAAAAGGTTAA
- a CDS encoding quinol:cytochrome C oxidoreductase, producing MYTFSSKLKTFSLILMVIGAIGIGVGFWSAPKTVEEVETILLEESHGHHDQVASHDAHAAHDAHADAAHQEHVNHVFHQLQNKPWAAFYVACIFFMLLSVGVLAFYAIQQVALAGWSPILFRVMEGITAYLLPGSVIFLLVLVLSGVHMNHLFTWMDPEVVANDHLIQGKSGYLNVAFFLIRAVLFLGVWNLYRFFSRKNSIAQDNADGVTFYKKNFKMAASFLVFFIVSESLMSWDWIMSLDPHWYSTLFAWYVFASFFVSGITAIAMVTIYLKSKGYLEQVNTSHIHDLAKFMFGISIFWTYLWFSQFMLIWYSDIPEEVTYFVTRIEHYKLPFFGMLVMNFVFPLLILVNTDFKRLSWIVVMAGIVILAGHYVDFYNMVMPATVGDQWFIGLPEISAILFFLGLFIFVVFTALTKAPLVAKGNPLMEESKHFHY from the coding sequence ATGTACACGTTTTCAAGTAAATTAAAAACTTTTTCTTTGATTTTGATGGTGATTGGAGCTATCGGGATTGGAGTAGGTTTTTGGAGTGCACCAAAAACTGTAGAAGAAGTTGAAACGATCTTATTAGAAGAAAGCCATGGTCATCATGATCAAGTAGCTTCTCACGATGCGCATGCAGCACATGACGCACACGCTGATGCTGCTCATCAGGAACATGTGAACCATGTTTTCCACCAATTGCAAAACAAACCTTGGGCTGCTTTTTATGTAGCTTGTATTTTCTTTATGTTGCTGAGTGTTGGTGTTCTGGCTTTTTATGCAATTCAACAAGTAGCATTAGCAGGGTGGTCTCCGATACTTTTCAGAGTTATGGAAGGTATTACGGCTTATTTATTACCCGGTTCAGTAATCTTCTTGTTGGTTTTGGTTCTTTCAGGAGTACACATGAACCACTTGTTTACATGGATGGATCCTGAAGTAGTTGCTAATGACCATTTAATCCAAGGGAAATCAGGTTACTTGAATGTTGCATTTTTCTTAATCAGAGCCGTATTATTTTTAGGTGTTTGGAATTTATATAGATTCTTTTCAAGAAAGAACTCTATTGCACAAGATAATGCAGATGGTGTGACTTTTTATAAAAAGAATTTTAAAATGGCCGCATCATTCTTAGTGTTCTTCATCGTTTCTGAGTCATTAATGTCTTGGGATTGGATTATGTCACTAGATCCGCATTGGTATAGTACTTTATTTGCTTGGTATGTTTTTGCTAGCTTCTTTGTTAGTGGTATCACAGCTATAGCAATGGTTACTATTTATTTAAAATCTAAAGGCTATTTAGAGCAAGTGAATACCAGTCATATCCATGATTTAGCTAAATTCATGTTTGGTATCAGTATTTTCTGGACTTACCTATGGTTCTCTCAGTTTATGTTGATTTGGTATTCAGATATTCCGGAAGAGGTTACTTATTTCGTAACCAGAATCGAACATTACAAATTACCGTTCTTCGGTATGTTAGTAATGAACTTTGTCTTCCCGTTATTGATCCTTGTTAATACAGACTTTAAACGTTTGTCTTGGATTGTAGTTATGGCAGGTATTGTAATTTTAGCAGGTCACTACGTTGATTTTTATAACATGGTGATGCCGGCTACAGTTGGTGACCAATGGTTCATCGGATTACCTGAAATTAGTGCTATCTTATTTTTCTTAGGATTGTTTATTTTTGTAGTGTTCACTGCATTGACAAAAGCACCTTTAGTAGCAAAAGGAAATCCGTTAATGGAAGAAAGCAAACATTTTCATTATTAA
- a CDS encoding LacI family DNA-binding transcriptional regulator has protein sequence MNNITLKRIAEILGISITTVSKALKNYPDVSKKTQKAVLDLAKELNYTPNSFAVNLRTKESKTIGLIIPEVVHHFFSNVINGIIDEAEKNGYLVITLQSNESLELEKKQVELLLNKRVDGIIMSLSNQSNFDNHIKEIISRGIPLVLFDKISKLVNCSKVIIDDKKAAFEAVEHLIIKGCKKIAHIRGPINPQNAIDRFLGYKMALEKNNIPFDPKLVYTCENVTFEEGKTFAKEIIEQHKDIDGIFVITDLVAVGVLACFNEIEIKVPQQVKIIGFSNWFMSQVITPKLSTVDQPSYEMGVQSFKLLFEEMTHKKNGIPFAPRTISLETSIIERESTNNS, from the coding sequence ATGAATAATATAACACTAAAAAGAATAGCAGAAATTTTAGGAATCTCAATTACCACTGTTTCTAAAGCCTTAAAAAATTATCCTGATGTAAGTAAAAAAACCCAAAAGGCAGTTTTGGATCTTGCGAAGGAACTTAATTATACTCCAAATAGTTTTGCCGTGAATTTAAGAACAAAAGAATCTAAAACTATTGGATTAATAATTCCTGAGGTAGTTCATCATTTTTTTTCTAATGTTATTAATGGCATTATTGATGAAGCAGAAAAAAATGGCTATTTAGTCATTACACTTCAATCAAACGAATCTTTGGAGTTAGAAAAAAAGCAAGTAGAATTATTACTTAATAAAAGAGTTGATGGAATAATTATGTCTCTTTCTAATCAATCCAATTTTGACAATCATATTAAAGAAATTATTTCGAGAGGAATTCCATTAGTCTTATTTGATAAAATCTCAAAGCTTGTCAATTGTTCCAAAGTAATTATCGATGATAAGAAAGCAGCTTTTGAAGCTGTAGAACATTTAATCATAAAAGGGTGTAAAAAAATAGCCCATATTCGTGGTCCAATAAATCCACAAAATGCCATAGATCGTTTTTTAGGTTATAAAATGGCATTAGAAAAAAACAACATCCCATTTGACCCAAAATTAGTTTACACTTGTGAAAACGTAACATTTGAAGAAGGTAAAACTTTTGCTAAAGAAATTATAGAGCAACACAAAGATATTGACGGCATATTTGTAATTACCGATTTAGTAGCTGTCGGAGTTTTGGCTTGTTTTAATGAAATTGAAATTAAAGTCCCTCAACAAGTTAAAATAATAGGGTTCAGCAATTGGTTTATGTCTCAAGTTATTACTCCAAAATTGAGTACCGTAGACCAACCTAGTTATGAAATGGGTGTTCAATCTTTCAAACTATTATTTGAAGAAATGACTCATAAAAAAAATGGAATTCCATTTGCTCCAAGGACTATTTCACTTGAAACAAGTATCATAGAAAGAGAGTCTACAAATAATTCTTAA
- a CDS encoding cytochrome c oxidase subunit I, producing MSALEHGHHKQTFITKYIFSYDHKMIAKQYLITGLVMGIVGILLSILFRLQIAWPEESFGIFKVLLGEKFAPDGVMRQDIYLALVTIHGTIMVFFVLTAGLSGTFSNLLIPLQIGARDMASGFMNMLSYWLFFLSCVIMLSSLFIESGPASAGWTIYPPLSALPQAIPGSGLGMTLWLVAMAIFIASSLMGSLNYIVTVINLRTEGMSMTRLPLTVWTLFVTAIIGVVSFPVLFSAALLLIFDRSFGTSFYLSDIFISGEVLHYQGGSPVLFEHLFWFLGHPEVYIVLLPALGITSEIIATNSRKPIFGYRAMIASVLAIAFLSTIVWGHHMFVSGMNPFLGSVFTFTTLLIAIPSAVKAFNYITTLWKGNLQLNPAMLFSIGLVSTFITGGLTGIILGDSTLDINVHDTYFVVAHFHLVMGISALYGFFAGVYHWFPKMFGRMMNKNLGYVHFWVTAVCAYGVFFPMHFLGMAGLPRRYYTNSAFPLFDELADVNVLITVFAIVGSIFQIVFFWNFFYSMFYGKKATENPWKANTLEWTTPVEHIHGNWPGELPVVHRWAYDYSKPGHEDDFVPQNVPMKEGEEELHH from the coding sequence ATGTCAGCACTAGAACACGGTCATCACAAACAAACGTTCATAACAAAATATATTTTTAGTTATGATCACAAGATGATTGCTAAGCAATATTTGATTACTGGTTTGGTAATGGGTATCGTAGGTATCTTATTATCGATTTTATTCCGTTTGCAGATTGCTTGGCCTGAAGAATCATTTGGAATATTTAAAGTTTTATTAGGTGAAAAATTTGCTCCTGACGGAGTAATGCGTCAAGATATTTACTTAGCATTGGTAACAATACACGGTACCATTATGGTATTCTTCGTGTTAACTGCCGGATTAAGTGGTACGTTCAGTAACTTGTTAATTCCATTGCAGATCGGTGCAAGAGATATGGCTTCCGGTTTTATGAATATGCTTTCATACTGGTTGTTCTTCCTTTCTTGTGTTATCATGTTGAGTTCACTATTCATTGAGTCAGGTCCTGCTTCAGCAGGTTGGACAATTTATCCGCCGTTGAGTGCATTACCGCAAGCAATTCCGGGTTCAGGTCTTGGTATGACGCTTTGGTTGGTAGCTATGGCAATTTTCATTGCATCTTCTTTAATGGGATCATTGAATTATATTGTTACAGTAATTAATTTGAGAACTGAAGGTATGTCAATGACAAGATTACCATTGACAGTTTGGACTTTGTTCGTAACAGCGATCATCGGTGTTGTTTCATTCCCGGTATTGTTCTCTGCTGCTCTTTTGTTGATCTTTGACAGAAGCTTCGGTACATCATTCTATTTATCAGACATCTTTATTTCAGGTGAAGTACTACACTACCAAGGAGGTTCTCCAGTATTGTTCGAACACTTATTCTGGTTCTTAGGTCACCCTGAAGTATATATTGTATTATTGCCGGCTTTAGGTATTACCTCAGAAATTATTGCAACAAACTCAAGAAAGCCTATCTTTGGTTACCGAGCAATGATTGCTTCTGTTTTAGCAATCGCTTTCTTGTCAACTATCGTTTGGGGTCACCACATGTTCGTGTCAGGTATGAATCCTTTCTTAGGATCTGTGTTTACTTTCACAACGTTATTGATCGCAATTCCTTCAGCAGTAAAAGCATTTAATTATATCACTACCTTATGGAAAGGTAACTTACAGTTAAATCCTGCTATGTTGTTCTCTATCGGATTGGTTTCAACATTTATTACAGGTGGTTTAACAGGTATTATTTTAGGAGATAGTACATTAGATATTAATGTTCACGATACATATTTCGTTGTAGCTCACTTCCACTTAGTAATGGGTATCTCTGCACTTTACGGTTTCTTTGCCGGAGTGTATCACTGGTTCCCTAAGATGTTCGGGCGTATGATGAATAAAAATTTAGGTTATGTTCATTTTTGGGTAACTGCAGTTTGTGCTTACGGAGTATTCTTCCCGATGCACTTCTTAGGAATGGCTGGTTTACCACGTCGTTACTATACAAATTCAGCTTTCCCTTTATTTGATGAATTAGCTGACGTTAATGTATTGATTACTGTATTTGCAATTGTAGGTTCGATCTTCCAAATCGTTTTCTTCTGGAATTTCTTCTACAGCATGTTCTACGGTAAAAAAGCAACAGAAAATCCTTGGAAAGCTAACACCTTAGAATGGACTACTCCGGTAGAGCACATTCACGGAAACTGGCCGGGAGAATTACCGGTAGTTCACCGTTGGGCTTATGATTATAGTAAACCAGGGCATGAGGATGATTTTGTACCGCAAAATGTTCCTATGAAAGAAGGAGAAGAAGAATTACATCACTAA